The genomic window AGACGCCCGCAGAGTACGGCGGCTCGGAGTTGGACACCCCCACATTCGCGATGATTATCGAAGAAATCGCGGTTTACGACGGCTCGCTGTGCTTGACCGTCGCCTCGCACAACTCGCTGTGCCAGGGCCATATCTTGATCGGCGGCACCGAAGCGCAAAAGCAGAAGTTCTTGCCCGATCTCGCCGCCGCCATCAAGCTGGGCGCGTGGGGCCTGACCGAACCCGGCAGCGGCTCAGACAGCGGCGGCCTCGCCACCCGCGCCGTGGAGCAGCCGGACGGAAGCTGGATTCTCAACGGCTCCAAGAACTTCATCACGCAGGGCAGCGTGGCCGGAACCTACGTCGTCTTGGCCCGCACCGACGCGCCGAGAGCCGGCAAAGGCAAAAACGACGGCATCAGCGCGTTTGTCTTTAACCGGGATGAAGTGGAGGGCTTTAGCGTGGGCCGCAAGGAAGACAAGCTGGGCCTGCGCAGCAGCGACACCGCCCAACTGGTTTTCGAGAATATTCACCTGTCCGCCGACGCCCTGCTGGGCGCACGCGGTCAAGCGTTCAAAGACGTGATGAAGGTGCTGGACGGCGGACGCATCGGCATCGGCTCGATGGGGCTGGGACTGGGCCGCGCCGCGCTTGAGTTTGCCACCAAGTACGGCATGGAACGCGAGCAGTTCGGCAAGCCGATTGCGCTCAATCAGGCGCTGAGCTTCCGCCTGGCCGACATGGACACCGAGCTGGAAGCGGCAAGACTCCTGATCCGCAAGGCCGCCGATCTCAAAGACGCCGGACGCGATTTCACGGTCGCGGCGTCGCGGGCCAAGTTGTTTGCCACCGAAAAGGGACTGGCCGCCTGTGACAGTGCCATTCAGATGCTGGGCGGCTACGGCTACATCAAGGAGTACCCCGTCGAGCGCTTCTGGCGCGACAACCGCCTGACCACCATCGGCGAGGGCACCAGCGAGGTGCAACGCATGATTATCAGCCGGGCAGTGACGGCCAAGTTCGCGGCGGAGATGGTCACAGCTTAAGCGGGTTGGGTGTGAGGCAAGGGTTTTTTGTCTTGGCAGACGGCCCACCCACACCCCCCAACCCCCTAGCCCCTTGGAGGGGCCAGGGGGAGCTGTTGGAGGCGGCTTTGTCCGTTTTTCTCTGCCACGCCATTACAGGTTCTCAGCGGTTCAGTGTTCATCCAATTAGTCATACAAGCAAGTAAGGCCCGCTTTCCTTTCGGACGGCGGGCCTTACCTGTGGGTTGTGGTGGTGTTGCGGAGATGGAGGTGGGCGGTGAGGAGGGGAAGGGCAATCGCTTCACTTACTCACCCCCTCCCAACCTCCCCCCTCAAGCGGGAGGGGCTAAAGCGAAGTCAACCTTCGCCTTCCCACTTCACTGACTGGCCCAGTCTTAAACGCGGCGGCCAGAACGCTACCGAAGGCCCAGCCGTGGAGAACGCCGGAGGAAGGAGGCAATAGAAACGCCGCGAAGACACAGTGCCGAGCGCAGCGACTAGCTCCCTCGCCCCATCGGGGAGGGGCGGGGGGAGGGGGAGCCGACGCATTAGCCTAAAAG from Deinococcus detaillensis includes these protein-coding regions:
- a CDS encoding acyl-CoA dehydrogenase family protein, with product MTTLPHDLTDDQRTILSALTAFLKKEVAPGSAERDQTGEFPMQIVKSLGEMGIMGAQTPAEYGGSELDTPTFAMIIEEIAVYDGSLCLTVASHNSLCQGHILIGGTEAQKQKFLPDLAAAIKLGAWGLTEPGSGSDSGGLATRAVEQPDGSWILNGSKNFITQGSVAGTYVVLARTDAPRAGKGKNDGISAFVFNRDEVEGFSVGRKEDKLGLRSSDTAQLVFENIHLSADALLGARGQAFKDVMKVLDGGRIGIGSMGLGLGRAALEFATKYGMEREQFGKPIALNQALSFRLADMDTELEAARLLIRKAADLKDAGRDFTVAASRAKLFATEKGLAACDSAIQMLGGYGYIKEYPVERFWRDNRLTTIGEGTSEVQRMIISRAVTAKFAAEMVTA